In Rutidosis leptorrhynchoides isolate AG116_Rl617_1_P2 chromosome 2, CSIRO_AGI_Rlap_v1, whole genome shotgun sequence, one genomic interval encodes:
- the LOC139892079 gene encoding F-box protein CPR1-like produces MSDSHNTMCDLNRLPPDLVEEILPFLPAKSLGRFKSISKRWYSLISSPEFIKTHIQKFTGNNPNPNPTHLILLLQYGEFLLYSLDIKQLNTQTTTETLTAKRLKLKEPCYQIQGSCNGLILLHDIYHNLYIVNPTTKKTLQVPYGKSNDGIYGFGYDFSTDDYKIISISYTEIPASNAICTFVRVYSLRNSSWHMLPNPPYQLHDYYNLHPGVLLNNNLHWVVRSSRLTLTIATFRLADEQYHEIEFPDSVNYDTTNFSQLYAFSGKLVVVLSVWYAPNFVYELWVMEEYGVPKSWKKLCIFDNDIHLDFPFFAQVCDLDILLGSDANEIFVYNMDERRRTSVTTEGCPKGFMVCGMLLLDE; encoded by the exons ATGTCGGACTCACATAACACAATGTGTGACCTAAACCGCCTTCCACCGGACTTAGTCGAAGAAATTCTCCCTTTTCTTCCAGCTAAATCCTTAGGTCgtttcaaatcaatttcaaaacgATGGTACTCTCTGATTTCAAGTCCCGAATTTATCAAAACCCATATTCAAAAATTCACCGGAAACAACCCCAATCCTAACCCCACCCATCTGATTTTACTTCTGCAATATGGTGAATTTTTGCTCTACTCACTCGATATAAAACAACTCAACACCCAAACCACAACCGAAACCTTGACTGCTAAACGCCTGAAATTAAAGGAACCATGTTATCAGATACAAGGGTCTTGCAATGGGCTTATTTTATTGCATGATATATATCATAACCTCTATATAGTCAATCCAACCACAAAAAAGACCTTGCAGGTTCCATATGGAAAAAGTAATGATGGAATATATGGATTTGGTTATGATTTTTCTACGGATGATTATAAAATTATTTCCATTTCCTATACAGAAATTCCAGCTTCTAATGCTATATGCACATTTGTACGCGTGTATAGTTTACGTAACAGTTCATGGCACATGTTGCCTAATCCCCCTTACCAACTACATGATTATTATAATCTACATCCAGGGGTACTCTTAAACAATAATCTTCATTGGGTAGTTAGAAGCAGTCGCTTGACATTGACTATTGCTACCTTTAGGTTAGCCGATGAACAATATCATGAAATTGAGTTTCCTGATTCAGTTAATTATGACACAACTAACTTTTCACAGCTCTATGCTTTTAGTGGGAAACTAGTTGTTGTTTTGTCTGTGTGGTATGCTCCTAATTTCGTATATGAATTGTGGGTGATGGAGGAGTATGGGGTCCCCAAGTCTTGGAAGAAACTTTGTATCTTTGACAACGATATTCATCTGGATTTTCCGTTCTTTGCTCAAGTATGCGATCTGGATATTTTGTTGGGTAGTGATGCGAATGAAATTTTTGTTTACAATATGGATGAAAGAAGACGCACAAGTGTAACAACTGAAGGGTGCCCAAAAGGATTCATGGTTTGTG GTATGTTATTGCTTGATGAATGA